DNA sequence from the Candidatus Fluviicola riflensis genome:
GGCTGCTGCCGTCAAAAGAGCAAAACGAAGTATAAAAGCGCTGTTGGATATTCGTCCTAATACAGTCAATGTGATGCGAGATAGACAATTACAAACCGTTTCGCCGTCAGAAGTTCAGGTTGGTGAAGTTATACAAATGAAGTCCGGCGAAAAAGTGGCATTGGACGGTGAATTGATCTCTGATTCTGCCTCGTTTAACACCGCTGCATTGACAGGAGAAAGCAAACCCGATAGCAAAGCAAAAGGAGAAGCAGTTTTGGCAGGAATGATTAACCTCAATTCCGTTTCAGACATTAAGGTTACAGCCTTGTTCAAAGACAGTAAGCTTTCGAAAATATTGGAGATGGTTCAGGATGCTACTTCACGTAAATCTCCAACGCAATTGTTTATTTCCAAGTTTGCCAAGATTTACACTCCAATTGTGGTGTTTTTGGCAATCGGGATTTGTCTGCTTCCTTATTTGTTCGTTTCCGATTATCAGTTTTCCGAATGGTTATACAGATCGTTGGTCTTTTTAGTTATTTCCTGCCCGTGTGCATTGGTGATCTCCATTCCGCTCGGTTACTTCGGTGGAATTGGTTTAGCATCCCGAAACGGAATCTTGTTCAAAGGATCGAATTACCTCGATGTAATGACCAAGATAGATACCGTTGTCATGGATAAAACGGGTACATTGACCAAAGGAGTTTTCAAGGTTCAGGAAGTGGTTTCCGAGGGAATAGACAAGGACGAATTGCTAAGACTTACCGCATCCATTGAAAGTAAATCGACACATCCGATTGCATCAGCAATTGTTTTGCACGTGGGAGACTCGGCAAAAGCATCTACGATAGAACAAGTCGAGGAAATTTCGGGACACGGGTTAAAAGGAAAAATCGACGGAAAAGACGTGTTAGCGGGGAATTTGAAGCTATTGAAGAAATTCAATATTGCTTATGATTCTGAAATTGAAAACATCCTAGAAACCATTGTTGTGGTTGCTGTTGATGGAAAATATGCAGGTTACATCACCATTGCCGATGAAATCAAAGAAGATGCACAGCAAGCCGTTAAGGATTTACACAGTCTGGGAATCAAAACAGTGATGCTTTCAGGCGACAAGCAAAGCATTGTAAACAAGGTCGCAAAAGCACTTTCTATTGATGAATCATTCGGAGATTTATTACCTGAAAACAAGGTTGAAAAGGTGCAGGCGTTGAAAGATCAAAAACGAATCCTTGCGTTTGTGGGCGATGGAGTGAATGATGCGCCTGTAATTGCATTAGCAGATGCAGGAATTGCCATGGGAGGTTTAGGAAGCGATGCTACCATAGAAACAGCGGACATTGTGATCCAAAATGACGAGCCGTCAAAAATTGTTTCTGCAATCAAAATTGGAAAGCTCACAAAGAAGATTGTTTGGCAAAACATTATCCTAGCAATGGCGGTTAAAGCAATTGTTCTAGCTCTTGGTGCAGGTGGACTTGCCACACTTTGGGAAGCAGTATTTGCTGACGTCGGAGTGGCTTTATTGGCGATTTTGAATGCCGTAAGAATTCAAAGAGTAAAAGTATATTAGATTTTATCTGTAAAAAGAAAGCTTTAGATTTATTGAACTATCAATTGTAAAAAACACAAAGAGAATGAAAAGACAAATTTTAATGATGGCGATGTTACTGCTTAGTACCATTTCGTTTGCGCAAGAAGAAAAAACAAACATCGAGCAGAAAAAGCTCCCATCCGTTTCTTTAAGAACCGTAGATGGTGAT
Encoded proteins:
- the cadA gene encoding cadmium-translocating P-type ATPase, producing MINSDPNHVHTYDEQGKITCCSLEEKIDAKSGTPHINSEGHTHEENESHDHSQAEKPAWLEYLPAIASFVLLFTGILFEQVFKPAFFQGYIKLIWYFVAYVPVGLPVLIDAVKSIAKGAFFSEFFLMSIATIGAFCIGEYSEGVAVMLFYSVGELFQAAAVKRAKRSIKALLDIRPNTVNVMRDRQLQTVSPSEVQVGEVIQMKSGEKVALDGELISDSASFNTAALTGESKPDSKAKGEAVLAGMINLNSVSDIKVTALFKDSKLSKILEMVQDATSRKSPTQLFISKFAKIYTPIVVFLAIGICLLPYLFVSDYQFSEWLYRSLVFLVISCPCALVISIPLGYFGGIGLASRNGILFKGSNYLDVMTKIDTVVMDKTGTLTKGVFKVQEVVSEGIDKDELLRLTASIESKSTHPIASAIVLHVGDSAKASTIEQVEEISGHGLKGKIDGKDVLAGNLKLLKKFNIAYDSEIENILETIVVVAVDGKYAGYITIADEIKEDAQQAVKDLHSLGIKTVMLSGDKQSIVNKVAKALSIDESFGDLLPENKVEKVQALKDQKRILAFVGDGVNDAPVIALADAGIAMGGLGSDATIETADIVIQNDEPSKIVSAIKIGKLTKKIVWQNIILAMAVKAIVLALGAGGLATLWEAVFADVGVALLAILNAVRIQRVKVY